A part of Tigriopus californicus strain San Diego chromosome 10, Tcal_SD_v2.1, whole genome shotgun sequence genomic DNA contains:
- the LOC131889684 gene encoding lamin-C-like isoform X4 → MGVQLRPRTITVDRGSRGFGLSLIYRGLDKYEEKDTGIFVARVVPGGQAARYGVRENDKIVTINSKTPRNVDDAVAVIKQAGNQIKLVVLREEEMPDIQMRDTLGQQPISRSGSARSFNTTFGPPGNATPSPRLQRAQGPHATGSFSGGSQVNTPTSPSAVNKQQDFARQQAEYRARQEAAERARQQQLQQYQQQQETARQLARQDGNPVSVKDTVRDMISNSDFSNFDVRPRSNSATRRVIQNGRDDQETKKSTENITRIVETMHRPGTSQSGRYKSTNSLHDLGLDNYPNPEYPEASRLSRKEEKQSLQNLNNRLAGYIDRVRQLQQENAKLVHQVRTVEEYQSKEITNVKDIYDKQINDLKGGLESMNKQYNQLKVGAEGLLSENEDLKERLNKKDRDLLNANNHANALEDEVRELSSRMKKLEQDRQRAQDELKDALPELDVLRKKLADLKRVLDDEQLKKADLENQCARLEEDLKFKLQLLEKELTEVKHRKEIEINEMDGKLQEEYELRLQKALEELRGVYDKQMKQSREDFAKLYDNRIQDLQGQLTKERGANASSSQELKESRGRIEALISKVSDLEGANLALNQKIADLAQDMEDQKAAHRAQMAAKDDEIKRLLDELAHQLKEYQNLQDLKVQLDMEIAVFKSLIESEEDRLGLGDRSLDLSDSSDSHSRTKVEHKKESSSFQRKVTVSQTQL, encoded by the exons ATGGGGGTTCAGCTTCGCCCACGGACCATAACCGTGGATCGTGGATCCCGAGGATTCGGATTGTCTTTGATCTATCGTGGTTTGGATAAATACGAGGAGAAAGACACGGGTATCTTTGTGGCCCGAGTTGTTCCCGGAG GTCAAGCCGCTCGGTATGGCGTCCGTGAGAATGACAAGATCGTGACGATCAATTCCAAGACCCCGCGGAATGTGGACGACGCGGTAGCCGTGATCAAGCAGGCTGGTAATCAGATCAAGTTGGTGGTTCTTCGAGAGGAAGAAATGCCCGATATTCAG ATGCGGGACACCCTTGGACAACAACCCATTTCTCGATCCGGCTCGGCTCGCTCGTTCAACACGACCTTCGGCCCGCCCGGCAACGCCACGCCCTCGCCTCGACTTCAACGAGCTCAGGGGCCCCATGCCACGGGCAGTTTCAGTGGGGGAAGTCAAGTGAACACGCCCACCTCACCCTCGGCCGTGAACAAGCAACAGGACTTTGCTCGTCAACAAGCAGAGTATCGGGCCCGCCAAGAGGCTGCCGAGCGGGCTCGTCAACAACAACTCCAACAGTATCAACAACAGCAGGAGACCGCCCGACAGTTGGCCCGCCAAGATGGGAACCCGGTGTCGGTGAAGGACACGGTTCGCGATATGATCAGCAACTCGGACTTCAGTAACTTTGACGTCCGACCCCGCTCCAACAGCGCCACTCGACGCGTTATTCAG AACGGTCGAGACGACCAG GAAACGAAGAAGTCGACGGAGAACATCACACGGATTGTGGAGACCATGCATCGGCCGGGAACGAGCCAATCGGGGCGGTACAAGTCCACAAATAGCCTCCATGATCTGGGCTTGGACAACTATCCCAATCCCGAGTATCCGGAGGCCAGTCGCCTGTCCAGGAAGGAGGAGAAGCAATCCCTTCAA aacTTGAACAACCGCTTGGCTGGTTACATCGATCGTGTGCGGCAACTGCAACAAGAAAATGCCAAACTGGTCCACCAAGTTCGGACCGTCGAGGAGTACCAGAGCAAAGAGATCACCAATGTCAAGGACATCTATgacaaacaaatcaatgatCTCAAGGGAGGTCTGGAGAGCATGAACAAACAATACAACCAGCTCAAGGTCGGAGCTGAGGGATTGCTATCCGAGAACGAAGATCTCAAAGAAAG GTTGAACAAGAAGGATAGGGACCTTTTGAACGCAAATAATCATGCCAATGCATTGGAGGACGAGGTCCGAGAACTCTCGAGTCGAATGAAGAAGTTGGAGCAAGACCGTCAAAGGGCTCAGGACGAGCTGAAGGATGCCCTGCCCGAATTGGACGTTCTGAGGAAGAAATTGGCCGATTTGAAGCGCGTTCTCGACGACGAGCAACTCAAGAAGGCCGATCTGGAGAACCAATGTGCCCGATTGGAAGAGGATCTCAAGTTCAAGCTCCAATTGTTGGAGAAAGAATTGACCGAG GTCAAGCATCGAAAGGAAATCGAAATCAACGAAATGGATGGCAAACTTCAAGAGGAGTACGAGCTTCGTCTTCAAAAGGCTCTGGAGGAGCTTCGCGGGGTGTATGACAAGCAGATGAAGCAGAGCAGAGAGGACTTTGCCAAACTTTACGATAACAGA ATCCAAGATCTCCAAGGTCAATTGACTAAAGAGAGAGGAGCCAATGCCAGTTCCAGTCAAGAGCTGAAGGAGTCTCGAGGTCGCATTGAGGCCCTCATCAGCAAGGTCTCCGACCTGGAAGGCGCCAATCTGGCTCTGAACCAAAAGATCGCCGACCTAGCTCAGGATATGGAGGACCAGAAGGCGGCCCATCGCGCCCAAATGGCCGCCAAGGATGACGAAATCAAGCGTCTTTTGGACGAGTTGGCCCATCAACTCAAGGAGTACCAGAACCTCCAGGATCTCAAGGTCCAACTCGACATGGAGATTGCCGTGTTCAAGAGCCTCATTGAGTCGGAAGAGGACCGCCTCGGTCTCGGGG ATCGTTCGTTGGATCTGAGCGATTCCAGTGATTCGCATTCGCGAACCAAAGTGGAGCACAAGAAGGAGTCGTCGAGTTTCCAACGGAAAGTCACCGTCTCTCAAACTCAACTTTAA
- the LOC131889684 gene encoding lamin-C-like isoform X1, which translates to MGVQLRPRTITVDRGSRGFGLSLIYRGLDKYEEKDTGIFVARVVPGGQAARYGVRENDKIVTINSKTPRNVDDAVAVIKQAGNQIKLVVLREEEMPDIQVEDSSSIGEADSTWASDALDIMRDTLGQQPISRSGSARSFNTTFGPPGNATPSPRLQRAQGPHATGSFSGGSQVNTPTSPSAVNKQQDFARQQAEYRARQEAAERARQQQLQQYQQQQETARQLARQDGNPVSVKDTVRDMISNSDFSNFDVRPRSNSATRRVIQNGRDDQETKKSTENITRIVETMHRPGTSQSGRYKSTNSLHDLGLDNYPNPEYPEASRLSRKEEKQSLQNLNNRLAGYIDRVRQLQQENAKLVHQVRTVEEYQSKEITNVKDIYDKQINDLKGGLESMNKQYNQLKVGAEGLLSENEDLKERLNKKDRDLLNANNHANALEDEVRELSSRMKKLEQDRQRAQDELKDALPELDVLRKKLADLKRVLDDEQLKKADLENQCARLEEDLKFKLQLLEKELTEVKHRKEIEINEMDGKLQEEYELRLQKALEELRGVYDKQMKQSREDFAKLYDNRIQDLQGQLTKERGANASSSQELKESRGRIEALISKVSDLEGANLALNQKIADLAQDMEDQKAAHRAQMAAKDDEIKRLLDELAHQLKEYQNLQDLKVQLDMEIAVFKSLIESEEDRLGLGDRSLDLSDSSDSHSRTKVEHKKESSSFQRKVTVSQTQL; encoded by the exons ATGGGGGTTCAGCTTCGCCCACGGACCATAACCGTGGATCGTGGATCCCGAGGATTCGGATTGTCTTTGATCTATCGTGGTTTGGATAAATACGAGGAGAAAGACACGGGTATCTTTGTGGCCCGAGTTGTTCCCGGAG GTCAAGCCGCTCGGTATGGCGTCCGTGAGAATGACAAGATCGTGACGATCAATTCCAAGACCCCGCGGAATGTGGACGACGCGGTAGCCGTGATCAAGCAGGCTGGTAATCAGATCAAGTTGGTGGTTCTTCGAGAGGAAGAAATGCCCGATATTCAGGTAGAGGACAGCTCCTCCATTGGCGAGGCCGATTCGACATGGGCAAGTGATGCGTTAGATATC ATGCGGGACACCCTTGGACAACAACCCATTTCTCGATCCGGCTCGGCTCGCTCGTTCAACACGACCTTCGGCCCGCCCGGCAACGCCACGCCCTCGCCTCGACTTCAACGAGCTCAGGGGCCCCATGCCACGGGCAGTTTCAGTGGGGGAAGTCAAGTGAACACGCCCACCTCACCCTCGGCCGTGAACAAGCAACAGGACTTTGCTCGTCAACAAGCAGAGTATCGGGCCCGCCAAGAGGCTGCCGAGCGGGCTCGTCAACAACAACTCCAACAGTATCAACAACAGCAGGAGACCGCCCGACAGTTGGCCCGCCAAGATGGGAACCCGGTGTCGGTGAAGGACACGGTTCGCGATATGATCAGCAACTCGGACTTCAGTAACTTTGACGTCCGACCCCGCTCCAACAGCGCCACTCGACGCGTTATTCAG AACGGTCGAGACGACCAG GAAACGAAGAAGTCGACGGAGAACATCACACGGATTGTGGAGACCATGCATCGGCCGGGAACGAGCCAATCGGGGCGGTACAAGTCCACAAATAGCCTCCATGATCTGGGCTTGGACAACTATCCCAATCCCGAGTATCCGGAGGCCAGTCGCCTGTCCAGGAAGGAGGAGAAGCAATCCCTTCAA aacTTGAACAACCGCTTGGCTGGTTACATCGATCGTGTGCGGCAACTGCAACAAGAAAATGCCAAACTGGTCCACCAAGTTCGGACCGTCGAGGAGTACCAGAGCAAAGAGATCACCAATGTCAAGGACATCTATgacaaacaaatcaatgatCTCAAGGGAGGTCTGGAGAGCATGAACAAACAATACAACCAGCTCAAGGTCGGAGCTGAGGGATTGCTATCCGAGAACGAAGATCTCAAAGAAAG GTTGAACAAGAAGGATAGGGACCTTTTGAACGCAAATAATCATGCCAATGCATTGGAGGACGAGGTCCGAGAACTCTCGAGTCGAATGAAGAAGTTGGAGCAAGACCGTCAAAGGGCTCAGGACGAGCTGAAGGATGCCCTGCCCGAATTGGACGTTCTGAGGAAGAAATTGGCCGATTTGAAGCGCGTTCTCGACGACGAGCAACTCAAGAAGGCCGATCTGGAGAACCAATGTGCCCGATTGGAAGAGGATCTCAAGTTCAAGCTCCAATTGTTGGAGAAAGAATTGACCGAG GTCAAGCATCGAAAGGAAATCGAAATCAACGAAATGGATGGCAAACTTCAAGAGGAGTACGAGCTTCGTCTTCAAAAGGCTCTGGAGGAGCTTCGCGGGGTGTATGACAAGCAGATGAAGCAGAGCAGAGAGGACTTTGCCAAACTTTACGATAACAGA ATCCAAGATCTCCAAGGTCAATTGACTAAAGAGAGAGGAGCCAATGCCAGTTCCAGTCAAGAGCTGAAGGAGTCTCGAGGTCGCATTGAGGCCCTCATCAGCAAGGTCTCCGACCTGGAAGGCGCCAATCTGGCTCTGAACCAAAAGATCGCCGACCTAGCTCAGGATATGGAGGACCAGAAGGCGGCCCATCGCGCCCAAATGGCCGCCAAGGATGACGAAATCAAGCGTCTTTTGGACGAGTTGGCCCATCAACTCAAGGAGTACCAGAACCTCCAGGATCTCAAGGTCCAACTCGACATGGAGATTGCCGTGTTCAAGAGCCTCATTGAGTCGGAAGAGGACCGCCTCGGTCTCGGGG ATCGTTCGTTGGATCTGAGCGATTCCAGTGATTCGCATTCGCGAACCAAAGTGGAGCACAAGAAGGAGTCGTCGAGTTTCCAACGGAAAGTCACCGTCTCTCAAACTCAACTTTAA
- the LOC131889684 gene encoding lamin-C-like isoform X5 has product MGVQLRPRTITVDRGSRGFGLSLIYRGLDKYEEKDTGIFVARVVPGGQAARYGVRENDKIVTINSKTPRNVDDAVAVIKQAGNQIKLVVLREEEMPDIQVEDSSSIGEADSTWASDALDIMRDTLGQQPISRSGSARSFNTTFGPPGNATPSPRLQRAQGPHATGSFSGGSQVNTPTSPSAVNKQQDFARQQAEYRARQEAAERARQQQLQQYQQQQETARQLARQDGNPVSVKDTVRDMISNSDFSNFDVRPRSNSATRRVIQNGRDDQETKKSTENITRIVETMHRPGTSQSGRYKSTNSLHDLGLDNYPNPEYPEASRLSRKEEKQSLQNLNNRLAGYIDRVRQLQQENAKLVHQVRTVEEYQSKEITNVKDIYDKQINDLKGGLESMNKQYNQLKVGAEGLLSENEDLKERLNKKDRDLLNANNHANALEDEVRELSSRMKKLEQDRQRAQDELKDALPELDVLRKKLADLKRVLDDEQLKKADLENQCARLEEDLKFKLQLLEKELTEVKHRKEIEINEMDGKLQEEYELRLQKALEELRGVYDKQMKQSREDFAKLYDNRIQDLQGQLTKERGANASSSQELKESRGRIEALISKVSDLEGANLALNQKIADLAQDMEDQKAAHRAQMAAKDDEIKRLLDELAHQLKEYQNLQDLKVQLDMEIAVFKSLIESEEDRLGLGAYSLHSSQ; this is encoded by the exons ATGGGGGTTCAGCTTCGCCCACGGACCATAACCGTGGATCGTGGATCCCGAGGATTCGGATTGTCTTTGATCTATCGTGGTTTGGATAAATACGAGGAGAAAGACACGGGTATCTTTGTGGCCCGAGTTGTTCCCGGAG GTCAAGCCGCTCGGTATGGCGTCCGTGAGAATGACAAGATCGTGACGATCAATTCCAAGACCCCGCGGAATGTGGACGACGCGGTAGCCGTGATCAAGCAGGCTGGTAATCAGATCAAGTTGGTGGTTCTTCGAGAGGAAGAAATGCCCGATATTCAGGTAGAGGACAGCTCCTCCATTGGCGAGGCCGATTCGACATGGGCAAGTGATGCGTTAGATATC ATGCGGGACACCCTTGGACAACAACCCATTTCTCGATCCGGCTCGGCTCGCTCGTTCAACACGACCTTCGGCCCGCCCGGCAACGCCACGCCCTCGCCTCGACTTCAACGAGCTCAGGGGCCCCATGCCACGGGCAGTTTCAGTGGGGGAAGTCAAGTGAACACGCCCACCTCACCCTCGGCCGTGAACAAGCAACAGGACTTTGCTCGTCAACAAGCAGAGTATCGGGCCCGCCAAGAGGCTGCCGAGCGGGCTCGTCAACAACAACTCCAACAGTATCAACAACAGCAGGAGACCGCCCGACAGTTGGCCCGCCAAGATGGGAACCCGGTGTCGGTGAAGGACACGGTTCGCGATATGATCAGCAACTCGGACTTCAGTAACTTTGACGTCCGACCCCGCTCCAACAGCGCCACTCGACGCGTTATTCAG AACGGTCGAGACGACCAG GAAACGAAGAAGTCGACGGAGAACATCACACGGATTGTGGAGACCATGCATCGGCCGGGAACGAGCCAATCGGGGCGGTACAAGTCCACAAATAGCCTCCATGATCTGGGCTTGGACAACTATCCCAATCCCGAGTATCCGGAGGCCAGTCGCCTGTCCAGGAAGGAGGAGAAGCAATCCCTTCAA aacTTGAACAACCGCTTGGCTGGTTACATCGATCGTGTGCGGCAACTGCAACAAGAAAATGCCAAACTGGTCCACCAAGTTCGGACCGTCGAGGAGTACCAGAGCAAAGAGATCACCAATGTCAAGGACATCTATgacaaacaaatcaatgatCTCAAGGGAGGTCTGGAGAGCATGAACAAACAATACAACCAGCTCAAGGTCGGAGCTGAGGGATTGCTATCCGAGAACGAAGATCTCAAAGAAAG GTTGAACAAGAAGGATAGGGACCTTTTGAACGCAAATAATCATGCCAATGCATTGGAGGACGAGGTCCGAGAACTCTCGAGTCGAATGAAGAAGTTGGAGCAAGACCGTCAAAGGGCTCAGGACGAGCTGAAGGATGCCCTGCCCGAATTGGACGTTCTGAGGAAGAAATTGGCCGATTTGAAGCGCGTTCTCGACGACGAGCAACTCAAGAAGGCCGATCTGGAGAACCAATGTGCCCGATTGGAAGAGGATCTCAAGTTCAAGCTCCAATTGTTGGAGAAAGAATTGACCGAG GTCAAGCATCGAAAGGAAATCGAAATCAACGAAATGGATGGCAAACTTCAAGAGGAGTACGAGCTTCGTCTTCAAAAGGCTCTGGAGGAGCTTCGCGGGGTGTATGACAAGCAGATGAAGCAGAGCAGAGAGGACTTTGCCAAACTTTACGATAACAGA ATCCAAGATCTCCAAGGTCAATTGACTAAAGAGAGAGGAGCCAATGCCAGTTCCAGTCAAGAGCTGAAGGAGTCTCGAGGTCGCATTGAGGCCCTCATCAGCAAGGTCTCCGACCTGGAAGGCGCCAATCTGGCTCTGAACCAAAAGATCGCCGACCTAGCTCAGGATATGGAGGACCAGAAGGCGGCCCATCGCGCCCAAATGGCCGCCAAGGATGACGAAATCAAGCGTCTTTTGGACGAGTTGGCCCATCAACTCAAGGAGTACCAGAACCTCCAGGATCTCAAGGTCCAACTCGACATGGAGATTGCCGTGTTCAAGAGCCTCATTGAGTCGGAAGAGGACCGCCTCGGTCTCGGGG cCTATTCGTTGCATTCGAGCCAGTAA
- the LOC131889684 gene encoding lamin-C-like isoform X3 has translation MGVQLRPRTITVDRGSRGFGLSLIYRGLDKYEEKDTGIFVARVVPGGQAARYGVRENDKIVTINSKTPRNVDDAVAVIKQAGNQIKLVVLREEEMPDIQVEDSSSIGEADSTWMRDTLGQQPISRSGSARSFNTTFGPPGNATPSPRLQRAQGPHATGSFSGGSQVNTPTSPSAVNKQQDFARQQAEYRARQEAAERARQQQLQQYQQQQETARQLARQDGNPVSVKDTVRDMISNSDFSNFDVRPRSNSATRRVIQNGRDDQETKKSTENITRIVETMHRPGTSQSGRYKSTNSLHDLGLDNYPNPEYPEASRLSRKEEKQSLQNLNNRLAGYIDRVRQLQQENAKLVHQVRTVEEYQSKEITNVKDIYDKQINDLKGGLESMNKQYNQLKVGAEGLLSENEDLKERLNKKDRDLLNANNHANALEDEVRELSSRMKKLEQDRQRAQDELKDALPELDVLRKKLADLKRVLDDEQLKKADLENQCARLEEDLKFKLQLLEKELTEVKHRKEIEINEMDGKLQEEYELRLQKALEELRGVYDKQMKQSREDFAKLYDNRIQDLQGQLTKERGANASSSQELKESRGRIEALISKVSDLEGANLALNQKIADLAQDMEDQKAAHRAQMAAKDDEIKRLLDELAHQLKEYQNLQDLKVQLDMEIAVFKSLIESEEDRLGLGDRSLDLSDSSDSHSRTKVEHKKESSSFQRKVTVSQTQL, from the exons ATGGGGGTTCAGCTTCGCCCACGGACCATAACCGTGGATCGTGGATCCCGAGGATTCGGATTGTCTTTGATCTATCGTGGTTTGGATAAATACGAGGAGAAAGACACGGGTATCTTTGTGGCCCGAGTTGTTCCCGGAG GTCAAGCCGCTCGGTATGGCGTCCGTGAGAATGACAAGATCGTGACGATCAATTCCAAGACCCCGCGGAATGTGGACGACGCGGTAGCCGTGATCAAGCAGGCTGGTAATCAGATCAAGTTGGTGGTTCTTCGAGAGGAAGAAATGCCCGATATTCAGGTAGAGGACAGCTCCTCCATTGGCGAGGCCGATTCGACATGG ATGCGGGACACCCTTGGACAACAACCCATTTCTCGATCCGGCTCGGCTCGCTCGTTCAACACGACCTTCGGCCCGCCCGGCAACGCCACGCCCTCGCCTCGACTTCAACGAGCTCAGGGGCCCCATGCCACGGGCAGTTTCAGTGGGGGAAGTCAAGTGAACACGCCCACCTCACCCTCGGCCGTGAACAAGCAACAGGACTTTGCTCGTCAACAAGCAGAGTATCGGGCCCGCCAAGAGGCTGCCGAGCGGGCTCGTCAACAACAACTCCAACAGTATCAACAACAGCAGGAGACCGCCCGACAGTTGGCCCGCCAAGATGGGAACCCGGTGTCGGTGAAGGACACGGTTCGCGATATGATCAGCAACTCGGACTTCAGTAACTTTGACGTCCGACCCCGCTCCAACAGCGCCACTCGACGCGTTATTCAG AACGGTCGAGACGACCAG GAAACGAAGAAGTCGACGGAGAACATCACACGGATTGTGGAGACCATGCATCGGCCGGGAACGAGCCAATCGGGGCGGTACAAGTCCACAAATAGCCTCCATGATCTGGGCTTGGACAACTATCCCAATCCCGAGTATCCGGAGGCCAGTCGCCTGTCCAGGAAGGAGGAGAAGCAATCCCTTCAA aacTTGAACAACCGCTTGGCTGGTTACATCGATCGTGTGCGGCAACTGCAACAAGAAAATGCCAAACTGGTCCACCAAGTTCGGACCGTCGAGGAGTACCAGAGCAAAGAGATCACCAATGTCAAGGACATCTATgacaaacaaatcaatgatCTCAAGGGAGGTCTGGAGAGCATGAACAAACAATACAACCAGCTCAAGGTCGGAGCTGAGGGATTGCTATCCGAGAACGAAGATCTCAAAGAAAG GTTGAACAAGAAGGATAGGGACCTTTTGAACGCAAATAATCATGCCAATGCATTGGAGGACGAGGTCCGAGAACTCTCGAGTCGAATGAAGAAGTTGGAGCAAGACCGTCAAAGGGCTCAGGACGAGCTGAAGGATGCCCTGCCCGAATTGGACGTTCTGAGGAAGAAATTGGCCGATTTGAAGCGCGTTCTCGACGACGAGCAACTCAAGAAGGCCGATCTGGAGAACCAATGTGCCCGATTGGAAGAGGATCTCAAGTTCAAGCTCCAATTGTTGGAGAAAGAATTGACCGAG GTCAAGCATCGAAAGGAAATCGAAATCAACGAAATGGATGGCAAACTTCAAGAGGAGTACGAGCTTCGTCTTCAAAAGGCTCTGGAGGAGCTTCGCGGGGTGTATGACAAGCAGATGAAGCAGAGCAGAGAGGACTTTGCCAAACTTTACGATAACAGA ATCCAAGATCTCCAAGGTCAATTGACTAAAGAGAGAGGAGCCAATGCCAGTTCCAGTCAAGAGCTGAAGGAGTCTCGAGGTCGCATTGAGGCCCTCATCAGCAAGGTCTCCGACCTGGAAGGCGCCAATCTGGCTCTGAACCAAAAGATCGCCGACCTAGCTCAGGATATGGAGGACCAGAAGGCGGCCCATCGCGCCCAAATGGCCGCCAAGGATGACGAAATCAAGCGTCTTTTGGACGAGTTGGCCCATCAACTCAAGGAGTACCAGAACCTCCAGGATCTCAAGGTCCAACTCGACATGGAGATTGCCGTGTTCAAGAGCCTCATTGAGTCGGAAGAGGACCGCCTCGGTCTCGGGG ATCGTTCGTTGGATCTGAGCGATTCCAGTGATTCGCATTCGCGAACCAAAGTGGAGCACAAGAAGGAGTCGTCGAGTTTCCAACGGAAAGTCACCGTCTCTCAAACTCAACTTTAA
- the LOC131889684 gene encoding lamin-C-like isoform X2: protein MGVQLRPRTITVDRGSRGFGLSLIYRGLDKYEEKDTGIFVARVVPGGQAARYGVRENDKIVTINSKTPRNVDDAVAVIKQAGNQIKLVVLREEEMPDIQVEDSSSIGEADSTWASDALDIMRDTLGQQPISRSGSARSFNTTFGPPGNATPSPRLQRAQGPHATGSFSGGSQVNTPTSPSAVNKQQDFARQQAEYRARQEAAERARQQQLQQYQQQQETARQLARQDGNPVSVKDTVRDMISNSDFSNFDVRPRSNSATRRVIQETKKSTENITRIVETMHRPGTSQSGRYKSTNSLHDLGLDNYPNPEYPEASRLSRKEEKQSLQNLNNRLAGYIDRVRQLQQENAKLVHQVRTVEEYQSKEITNVKDIYDKQINDLKGGLESMNKQYNQLKVGAEGLLSENEDLKERLNKKDRDLLNANNHANALEDEVRELSSRMKKLEQDRQRAQDELKDALPELDVLRKKLADLKRVLDDEQLKKADLENQCARLEEDLKFKLQLLEKELTEVKHRKEIEINEMDGKLQEEYELRLQKALEELRGVYDKQMKQSREDFAKLYDNRIQDLQGQLTKERGANASSSQELKESRGRIEALISKVSDLEGANLALNQKIADLAQDMEDQKAAHRAQMAAKDDEIKRLLDELAHQLKEYQNLQDLKVQLDMEIAVFKSLIESEEDRLGLGDRSLDLSDSSDSHSRTKVEHKKESSSFQRKVTVSQTQL from the exons ATGGGGGTTCAGCTTCGCCCACGGACCATAACCGTGGATCGTGGATCCCGAGGATTCGGATTGTCTTTGATCTATCGTGGTTTGGATAAATACGAGGAGAAAGACACGGGTATCTTTGTGGCCCGAGTTGTTCCCGGAG GTCAAGCCGCTCGGTATGGCGTCCGTGAGAATGACAAGATCGTGACGATCAATTCCAAGACCCCGCGGAATGTGGACGACGCGGTAGCCGTGATCAAGCAGGCTGGTAATCAGATCAAGTTGGTGGTTCTTCGAGAGGAAGAAATGCCCGATATTCAGGTAGAGGACAGCTCCTCCATTGGCGAGGCCGATTCGACATGGGCAAGTGATGCGTTAGATATC ATGCGGGACACCCTTGGACAACAACCCATTTCTCGATCCGGCTCGGCTCGCTCGTTCAACACGACCTTCGGCCCGCCCGGCAACGCCACGCCCTCGCCTCGACTTCAACGAGCTCAGGGGCCCCATGCCACGGGCAGTTTCAGTGGGGGAAGTCAAGTGAACACGCCCACCTCACCCTCGGCCGTGAACAAGCAACAGGACTTTGCTCGTCAACAAGCAGAGTATCGGGCCCGCCAAGAGGCTGCCGAGCGGGCTCGTCAACAACAACTCCAACAGTATCAACAACAGCAGGAGACCGCCCGACAGTTGGCCCGCCAAGATGGGAACCCGGTGTCGGTGAAGGACACGGTTCGCGATATGATCAGCAACTCGGACTTCAGTAACTTTGACGTCCGACCCCGCTCCAACAGCGCCACTCGACGCGTTATTCAG GAAACGAAGAAGTCGACGGAGAACATCACACGGATTGTGGAGACCATGCATCGGCCGGGAACGAGCCAATCGGGGCGGTACAAGTCCACAAATAGCCTCCATGATCTGGGCTTGGACAACTATCCCAATCCCGAGTATCCGGAGGCCAGTCGCCTGTCCAGGAAGGAGGAGAAGCAATCCCTTCAA aacTTGAACAACCGCTTGGCTGGTTACATCGATCGTGTGCGGCAACTGCAACAAGAAAATGCCAAACTGGTCCACCAAGTTCGGACCGTCGAGGAGTACCAGAGCAAAGAGATCACCAATGTCAAGGACATCTATgacaaacaaatcaatgatCTCAAGGGAGGTCTGGAGAGCATGAACAAACAATACAACCAGCTCAAGGTCGGAGCTGAGGGATTGCTATCCGAGAACGAAGATCTCAAAGAAAG GTTGAACAAGAAGGATAGGGACCTTTTGAACGCAAATAATCATGCCAATGCATTGGAGGACGAGGTCCGAGAACTCTCGAGTCGAATGAAGAAGTTGGAGCAAGACCGTCAAAGGGCTCAGGACGAGCTGAAGGATGCCCTGCCCGAATTGGACGTTCTGAGGAAGAAATTGGCCGATTTGAAGCGCGTTCTCGACGACGAGCAACTCAAGAAGGCCGATCTGGAGAACCAATGTGCCCGATTGGAAGAGGATCTCAAGTTCAAGCTCCAATTGTTGGAGAAAGAATTGACCGAG GTCAAGCATCGAAAGGAAATCGAAATCAACGAAATGGATGGCAAACTTCAAGAGGAGTACGAGCTTCGTCTTCAAAAGGCTCTGGAGGAGCTTCGCGGGGTGTATGACAAGCAGATGAAGCAGAGCAGAGAGGACTTTGCCAAACTTTACGATAACAGA ATCCAAGATCTCCAAGGTCAATTGACTAAAGAGAGAGGAGCCAATGCCAGTTCCAGTCAAGAGCTGAAGGAGTCTCGAGGTCGCATTGAGGCCCTCATCAGCAAGGTCTCCGACCTGGAAGGCGCCAATCTGGCTCTGAACCAAAAGATCGCCGACCTAGCTCAGGATATGGAGGACCAGAAGGCGGCCCATCGCGCCCAAATGGCCGCCAAGGATGACGAAATCAAGCGTCTTTTGGACGAGTTGGCCCATCAACTCAAGGAGTACCAGAACCTCCAGGATCTCAAGGTCCAACTCGACATGGAGATTGCCGTGTTCAAGAGCCTCATTGAGTCGGAAGAGGACCGCCTCGGTCTCGGGG ATCGTTCGTTGGATCTGAGCGATTCCAGTGATTCGCATTCGCGAACCAAAGTGGAGCACAAGAAGGAGTCGTCGAGTTTCCAACGGAAAGTCACCGTCTCTCAAACTCAACTTTAA